From the Manihot esculenta cultivar AM560-2 chromosome 14, M.esculenta_v8, whole genome shotgun sequence genome, the window AAGCAAGGAATATAAAATTAGTAAGGCACATACCCCAACATGCAAGGGTACACCTGGTGCATCTCAAAACTTAAATTTGACACGAGAATCTTTGAGAAGAACAACtttaaaaacaaaagataatcaGTTTTCGAAGTGTGTACCACAAAATCATCCTTCAGTATGGGTTTAAATTCCCCTTATATGTCGGCATAGAATCCATTAGAAAAAGTGCGTTCTCTTTGGGAATGTGTAGGCAGGTTCTCATCTTTCTAATCATCTGGAGATTTCAACAAACAAAAAGGACAAAATGAGGTAAAAGGTCTCGAGCTTTTTATAAAAGTTATATCAAACAATCATCTGATTACCCGAATGGACTAATCTAATGCTGGTTGAGGGAAGAAGGTAACGTTAAAGCACCATCACCTGAGATCCTCACATCATGATTCAAGGATGAATGCCATACGAACAGAAAATTCAACAGAATGTTAACAGTTACACTCTTGATGAGATACGCGATAAATTACTTCATAgtgatatataatatataatacaaATACTCAATTCACTCAAAAGCCATTTTGTGCCAAACCATGAGAAATGATTTTTTGGATAATTCTCCGGCTCTAGAGTAGACGCTTTGCCTATTCTCAAAACCAGAAGCACATAGCAAGTAAATATTAGACTCACACAAGATGAGAAAACATCAGAGAACGAGGACGCTCTACAAGACAAGGTAGCAAGATGGGCACCATGAGTGCCGGAATAACCAAACAGTCCTCATCTCTAAAGAGAACTTGAGGCCAAGGCAACGACCAGTGTAAAAGATTTCCTCTCAATAACCTTGtcgattttaaaatatataatgttaTAAGATGAAATTAAAGTATGGAGAATAAAACAAGACAGAATTTATATAACGGAAATACCACGAGTAATGAAAATTATGTTTCCAAACTTCATATAAACCATCCGCATAGCATTCTAACTAGTCTACTCTAACTTCATAAAAGACGAGCTATAATAGCTTTTACAAAATCCTTTCCGCTTAAATTGCAACAACCATCTCACATTAATGAGAATTTACTTTGGCCCAATGTCCTTGAGAGCACAGATCTGCTCCTCTCCCATTGAAGACATGACTGTCACAACAAGGTCTTTTCCGTCAGCAAAGCCATCCTTGATCTGCATTCACCAATGACACCAGTAGTTTACAATACAAGATCCCAGAAGAATAAGTTCAAtatcacaaaataaaatgaaaaatcattTGACACAATATAATAATGACAACAATAACAGAAATATTATCATAGAGCAAAAGCGTGTACATCTAGCCTTAGACAATAGCTGAAAGCAAATACACAGTCAGTCTCAAATTAAAAATCAAGAACCTATTCAGCATTCGGACACAGCAATATACAAGTCAATCAACCACAGAATTTGAAGGATCCTGTTCCGCAAGCTAATAATGCTAATTGAATATAGTTTCCTAATCACAGCCTACAGAATTAGCCCACTCCAAACACTATCTAGAGTGGTAAGCAAATTAGCtccctgaaaataaaaatagaaattagtATACCTGAGCCAGAAGATTCTCATCAGTTGGGAGCCTCAGGTCATCCTTAGTATTCCCATTGTCAGTTAGCAAACTCACCTAAAATTTGAAATGGTTAATTTAGCCAGAAACCATAAGTATTAACTGGAAAACACAAACAAGATAAGCAAGGATGAGTCCAAAAAATTGAACTCACAAATCCATCCTCAGAAATATCAATTAGCTGGTAGTCAGTACGATTGACGTGGGGGACCTGCAAAAACGAGGGAAACATTCCTATCAGTATCATACAACATCTAGTTTAGCACTCAAAAGAGCTACAAGTGAGAAGATAGTATGCAAAAATAACATACATCACAGTTGTGGGAGGAAGGGACAATATCTTCAAGCTTTTTGGCATTGAAGATGTCTATTCCAGTGAAATGGCACTTAGCATGACCATGCTTTCCAGTCTTGGAGGTGGAAACATCAACAACCTATCACAAAACAATAACACAATAATGTCACTACAAGTCTCCTCATCCATGTTTGGCAACACTAGCGATTCACAGACTTTTTCTATCACAAACCAGAaatcaataacaaaatattaagaTTTGTTTTGAAATGAACAAAAGTTTAGAGGCAACACATCTAGCAATATAGAATCCCGAATGATTGCAGAGAAATATTTAGCTAATTAACAGAAAGaataaagggaaaaaaaaaagagagaaaaaagataGATCTGCCCGACCATAAAACCTacagaagtttttttttttattattttagaatttaagCAGAAATTCAATTCGAAAACCAGTTAGCCACAAACATCAGTATGAAAACCAATTGCATTGCGTAAAATCGAAGCACATAGGTCAAAAAGGAATACAAATAGAATCCAGTCAACAACTGTTAGCAAATTCAACTTGAGATCACAAATGGAAGGCAAATACTAAAAATCGACAGACTAACGGAAAGCAATTTAAAATGTTAACAGTAAGGACCTTGCAAGGGCGATTCTTAATGACGATGTAACCGTTCTTGCGGATAGCACCGGCTTGCTGTGGGAAGGTCTTGGACGCTCCGGCGTCGGCCTTGGACTCAAAGTGATGCTCCTCGTCGGACATGGTTTTCAGAGATTTGTGGAGAAAGCACCAAATAAGTGTAACACTATATAAGGTAGCCTGGCCAGTCGCTGATGAGTGATGGCGTtcagatttttatttatttattttagggtTTGACGAATATTTCGGTGGGCCCAGTTTCCATGGGATTGATGCTTGCTTTTAAAATGGGCCTGGGTTATTACtaattacaaatttaaataaaaataaaaataaaaattaatagatatttacacggtttaaaagttattttacgCCGTCTCGTCTcgtgtatttgaataaatttaaaaaattttaaattttatttttttaatttttaatttttatttaaaagaaattattttatatatataaacaagaagtatttatatatattaagtaATAAGATTAAGAAATAATTAAAGTGATTAAGATATATGTATGACGATACatataaagataaaattatttatattattaatataataataaaaaatattttaaaaataaatagtgaTATATGTATATTTGGGAGGAAGAGGATTAGGGTTGGGGTCATGGCCTTCACTTGCACCTCTCTCTCCATTTCTAGTCACGTGTATGCATCCGGTGCGTATAAGAACTTCGCTGAAAGAATGtgttattagattttttttaagataTGATTTAAAACCAAAGTAGCCAATGACAAGTAATTGAAGTATGTCTGTCCACAAAGAATTATAAAGTGTACAGAAGTTGTCAAAATTCCTCAACTTGAATGGCTTCACGAGGCATTTCATATGCATCTTTAGgcctggatttcttcaccccagcAGTGAACCACACTTTATCAGACTTGTAGCTCTCAACACTAATGCTGCTTACTTTAACCCACACTATAACTTTCGTCTTCATTCCTTCTATTCCAGTGAGCTTTCCCCTTGACAATGTTGCTTTCACCCGATTGGCATAACGTACGATGGATGAATCCTTGAAACACACCTCGCAGGGAGAGGGCAAATAAACTATTAGTTTACCTTTTGATTCATCCAACTCGTAGCATTTCACTTTCTGAGGGAAGAGTCCAGGGGGAAGGTTGTACTCTCGGAGGACCTCTGCCAAGGATTTTTGTGGCTTACCTGTGAAAAATACAGCAATCAGCTTAGTTTCATACGGGAACTGGATCACATATGTTTATGGTCATGTAATCACTTAATCTAAATAAAGAAGCTGCAACAAGGAAAACCTTTCAGCTTGTTGAATACCCATTTTGCCTTCTCTTCAACAGCATCTGAAAAATTCTGCAAACGTTTTACACATAATTAAGGGTTAAAGAATCGAAGCAACCATTTCCTTTGTAAGCATGTGCTTTCTGGGTTTGTCTTATTCAGTCTATCAGAAAAGTAGCAGAAGGGATTCAATATAAACACACACAAAATATTAGTATGACATGTAATAATATGAAATTAGTTAATTCAACTTTTATGCTTGGATGCTAAGAAGAGGCATAAGCCAATCTTTACTCATTGTTCTGTGAATAACAAAAAGACCTTATTCTTGATATGAAACTATTTGCTCAATTAAATCAAACAGAGTACAAAAAAGCCCACAACTCTTGTGAAACTCAGATCTGTTTCTATCAAATATCAAGACACTATAAATACTAATTAGCAAATTGAACTTTTAGAAATCTGAAGTCTGAACATCCATTAAAGTTTTTTACATCAAAGAAATGTGATAAGCAAAAGCAGACATTACTCGTACGTTTCCAAATCTCTAGTGAAAATCAAGAAACCGAGATTTTAGagaaatgaaaaatgaaaatgaagcAGTTGAGAGACATACAGAGAGGTCATGAGAAATTGTGGAgagttcttctttggctttcttGGAAATCCAGAAGCTCCCAACTTTTGTCAATGCTTTCtccatttctttctttcttccttccTTCTTCGTCACTAATCACTCTTCTCTTCCTACTTTCCTGAAGACAATAAGAAGCAAAGCAGCAACAGACGCCTGTCTCTCTCGCCCACAGAAGAGAGGATACGGCAGGGAGAACCGAGAATGAATAGCCACCCAAACAAATCAAATGCATATAAGCTTTCAAGAAGCAGAAAACGACCTTTTTGGCTCCGTGTCCCCTTAAACGACACCGTTCTCACCTTTGTCATTCCGTTTAAGTTAAAGATTAGATCTACCATATTAAGGGAAGGGTGGATATTAGATATAAGACAATTAAATATTAGGTCATAGATAATTAGTTGATGcttcaataataattaaaacaataatgATGGGTGAATTGATTTGTAAGACAATATAGACAAAGACAGCACAACATAAAGAGGCAATCTTCTCTAATCATATGAACTTTCCTACACAATCCCGACATCTCACGTTTTCATTTTAAGATACATTTGATGAAGAGTGGAGATGTATTTGTAAGCATCACAAATACAAGTATAACATAATTTTCTTCTAACAGTTGTATTCACCTCCACCATTAAAatctaactatttaatttttataattttaaaaaaactaataaattattcttGCCGTGAGAAACAcagctaaaattattttatttcattcataactttgttcatatatttttatatattcaaataacttaattcctgttatttaaatatattatatatatgataAGTTCATctctatataaataataaataattatttaaatgtacTTCTTATTATAGTAaccgaattttatttttaaaaaattataaaaattaaataagtgatttttaaaaatataaaggctAAATTATCTATTTTACTAAAATCATTGTTTCCTTGCAACCAACGAAGATCAAAGAACAAGACAAgctgtaaaatttaaattgatcacTTCAAGGCAATGCATTGTTCGCTTGATTCATCGCTGCATCTTGTACGCTGTTCAATTCTGACAAAGCTTACCCTCTTTGTTTTctccaaaaatattttattttccctCTCTCGTGTTCCTGTTTTCAAAGCATAATTTCAGGTACATTTCATTCTTTTGCCCCTCAATCCTTTCTCAGCGACGAGTTTAACTTCACTTGTCGTCGGTTGGCTTTAGCTTGGAGTTTCCGAGGTTGCAAAACTATGGGAGAGATCGATACCAAACCTATTGAACCTGTACAGGTTGCACTGACCTTGTTTGAAGAGAAGAGTAAACAGAGGAAACATCTGCCTGGCAGCAGCAGCGGTGATGTGAGATATTTTACATTTGAAAATGTTTACgaagtttttaattataatttttatgaaatatttttattttataattcatcTTGTACCTTCAGGAGATGGATAAAGAGAAGGATTTTGAAGGACTCCAAAAGGATTTGGCCAATTACAAGGTGCAGTTGGATGCCAAAGACGCTGCCTACTTGCAACTGTTGCATAAAATGGAGCACTACCAAAAAACAGCAGAGGAAGTTTCTGCTCAACTGAAGAATTCCGAGGTTGAAAGAGATGGCTACTTAGGAGAATGTCGAGTAGCAAGACTTCAGATCGATGAACTTGAGGCTAGGGTGAAGGAAATGGGTGATCAAGTGTTAGAATCTGGAAAAATAAGGGAGCAACTTTTACATGTTTTAGGTGAACTGAAGGCCGTGCAGGGAGAGGTGCTTAGTATGGAATCAGAACTTGCTTCTGCCACAGAAGCTAAGCTCAAGGCCCTGACACAAGCTGAGCTGATGGAAACTGCTGCCAATATGGAGAAGGAGAGAGCTGAAGAGCTACTGAAGCGTGTCATCGACCTCAATGAAGCTGTTTTTCTGTCAAAACAAGCTGCTCTTGAAGCTGAGAAAGATGAGTGCACAGCTTTATCTGAGAAAGAGGAGGCAGCAGAAATAGAAGATCAAGCACAAAAACAGGAAGATGACATGAAAACACAAATGGGAATTATGCAAGAATTGGAAAATCAGCTAAGGGCCAAGGCAGTATTCATTGATTCGCTGCAGCTGGAACTTAATCAAGCAAATGAACGACTAAGTTCATCTGACAAAGCTGCTTCTGATGTCATAAATGATCTAAACCAGCTAAAGGTAGATTTGAAAgacaaagaaaaagagaattttGATCAAGCAATTTATATTGCGGAATTGGAAACTGAAATGAATAAGTTGAAACTAGAACTGAAGAATGCAAATGATGAAGTAACTCTCTTGAACTGCGATGTTGAAATGCTCACAGAGGAGTTGGCGAAGGTAAAAACTGAAATGGAGGAAATCAAGGAAAGGGAGAATGATGAACAGATTGAGATAGCATTGCTGAAAGCTGAGCTTCATAAAGTACGGTCAAAACTTGCAGCAGCAGAGGCAGCTGAAGCAAGAGACGGAAATGTTAAATCAGGGTTATATCTTGCAGTTCATCAACTAGCCATTGAAGCAGAAGTAGCAAAGAAGGAAAATGAAAGGTTAAAACAAGAAGCAGATTTGGCTGCAGAATCCGCTGACCTTGGCCTAGGATATGAGACCTCTTCTCAGGCTGTAGAAGTTAGTCAGGCAAATGAATCAGTAGCAGAAgctgaaaagagaagtgatGAGAATGATCACAACATAACAATTTCATTAGAAGAGTACGAATCCTTAATAAACAAAGCCAAGAAGGTCAACCAATCCGCAAACAAAGATTCAAAATCTGAAAACAAGAATGAATTGGAAACATTGAAGAAGGAATTCGAAGTTGCAACTGCAAAAGTTGCAGAGCTCAGGACTCGTACAGAACAGGCAATTACAAGGGCAGAAGCAGCGGAAAGAGCTAAATTAGCAGTTGAAGGTCAGCTAAGAAAATGGAGAGAACAGAAGCAGAGGAGAAAGGCTGCATTAGCTGCACTTCGGAAAGAATCATTATCAGGGGAGTTTGCTTCTTCATCATATGACACCACACCAATAAATTACCAGCCATTGGGCAAGTTTTTGGACATGAAATTCTAGTCTTTTTAGATGTAacttttcaaataatcttcGAGCACCAAACACCCTTTAATGATTTGCTTGAAGTAAGACCATCTATGTTTCTCTAGATGCAAATATGTTCTAGTCAAGTGTCCATCTCTTCAGACAAATCATGGATCAACACAAAAATCCAGACTCATTGGACAGAGCCCAATATAAGCTCAGCCCAGATTAACAATGAAGGTGTAGCCCAACAGAAACTATTTCCATTTTCTCAGCTATTTCTTCACCTCCTTTTTATTCACCCAATTAGCCCTCGTAATGTGAACGGCGAGACTCGAATTCGAAAGTGGACAAAATTTTCATGTGGTGATTTTTGGTTGGAATTCTGAAAAGCGAATTGAGGAGGAGGGAGCAATGCATCGTGAAGAAAAGAATGAAACAAAATTTCCAAAAGTGAAAGTTGGTCAATGCCCCGTCAAAGTTTGTGAGTGATTCTTCCaagcaaaagaaagaaaaagagaaaataataaattgaaacaCGGTACTAATGGTGATGGAAAAAGTCTGAAAGTCATTGGTCCAAATTTTGCACTCATGAATTTTCATTATTGACTCTTACCCTAACCAACCAAACTTTGTCACGTAAGTGAATCATTTTGCAAATCACATTCATCCATTTTATGCAATTGTGGGGTTTCACCCACTGATTTTatctatagttttaaaaaaaattaattaattagtagattatCTTATGATGtttatacaatttaaaatttgtgCATCAATTTACTCCTATTTATCAATCAtgtaaatttcttaaaaataatttatttattccaGTTTATATAGTTTAATATGTTACAAATTATACATCGAATTTAAgcaaaaacaattttttttttttaaattggagACGAAAgcatggagaaaaaaaaaactcaataaaTGATAATGTTCGGATTTGAACCATATGGCAACCTGTCATCCTAGCCCAGCAATTACTGACATACCAATAAATTTCACACTCCAAACTTTGTCTAAACATTTGTGCACGTGCCTTGCTATCTTGACCAAGACTTTATTAAACCACTCTTAAATCTTAATCACAAAATTATTGCACAGATTTATACCGAAATCATAAAGTTTTTGTGTTAGATTGTACTAAGCCGTtgcattaaatttataaatttttattataattgttatacatttattgttattatttttttaaatcctAAGTATATCCCCAGCTATAATTATCATCGAATATGaaaatttcataaaactttagttaatttttttttaatttattaaaattttaaaaattaatgaaaaaactcATTCCATATTAAATATAAGACATTTTActatcaaaatatatattttcataattcgACCGAGATTTAATAACCgaagaaaattaattttgataacttTAAGTAAAGATAGTCAATTCCATTAATACTTGTTAAATGCATGTCTTATGAGTGATTGATGTTAGATGAATGAAAGGATAAGGTTTGTGCTCAGCTTtgcatttattaattaatttctttttaataaacggcctaccaactactaaataataTCCGATCCAATTTAATGATACATGTgcgaaattataaaaatgatcAGAATATATATACTTTAAAACCAACTTTAATTCGACATATTAAactctttcaaaaattttatactttttaatattctaaaaactTTAATTCATCCGAACCAATAGATTTAGTTTTATTAACTCTTCGACCATAAtctcaatttattaattttttcatgagATTAAACCTTAATCCAAATGTCTTCTACCGGTGAATCTAATGAATCTTAGTTTATCatattcaaattaataattaaccataaatttaaatttttttaattttaaaatttaaattaaataggtattatttatcattttattctttctattaaatataaacttctagaaagataatattaacTTCTAGAAGTGAGATAGTCTTTTACTCTTTTTTAACTAAAgatctcaaatttaaattttagatatttatttcaaagataataaatataaattaattagattaatcaATTATGAtggtttattaaaaaaatattattagtattcCTAAGAAAAACAATGATAAActattagaaaatgaaaatctttttgtttataaaaatatatgctattacaaaaaaaaatcttttaattgaATCCAATTTTGAAAGCATATGCaataaacaaaatagaaaaaaaaaaaaaaggatttcaATAGAATTAGTTTTTATTATGGTGGTAGGAGAAGCGATAAGCACACCCCAACTAGAACTAGCTATTTCacccataaaaaaaataataaataaataaaaattacacaaTGGTTGACAATTTGAGCCATCATTTTGACTTTGATTTCCTCATGATTAGAGTGTGACATCCCCACGTGTGATGGGCTACTTTCCCATGCCGTTAAGCTAAATTCTAAGATTTGATGGATGCTTCACATCTCTTCTCCTTTGCCTCTTGATCTTAATCAATTGGGTCCCCATCATTAAAACCAAAATCGTAACGTCCGATTGGGCAATACTACACATTCACACATTTcttctaataaatttataagataaaagTTATATTCCAATATTTGTTTTCCTAAATCATTTAGtatatagattttatttttttattaatccaaATCAGTTGAGCCGacctattaaaaagaaaaaataatttttttaattttaaaaatattttatatttaatatttaaatttaagatcactatttaaaaaaaaaaaaaactcgttTGAAGAGttatatttcaatattttaacCATCAATGATTttgaaatggaaaaaaaaaagagagatttaGGATTGCCTTTCCAGAGAAGAAGCAAAAATGGTTGTTGTTGTTGATGCTGCAGAGAAGCAGCCTAACAACTCTTGATGGAAAACATCATTTTCCTTTTGACTAGTTACCATCAAACGCCATTGCATATGAATCCTCATTGTCGTTTTCTATTACAATTGTGGTGgggactttatttatttatttactttttatattatgTGTGCTATTTTGTTATTCTTAGCCCACAAGTCACttgtttattcatttatttacaTTTCAAAAATCCCGAAATTATTAGTTTAGATATATACTGATGATCCCCGAGTATTTTATATCTCGGAATAAGGTCGGACTTTAAAAGACAGATCTAAAGCGTACTAAATCTTTTTTGGAATGAACCAACCCATATTATGAGTTTCAGTCCAATTGAAAAATAAGGTGGAACAAATTTTATCCGGGAACTCTTTAAAGGAAACACAATATAACGATGTGACTATAGAAATGAGAGCAGTCATTTCACAATCTGTCTGCATGCGCATcggaaaaaattaaatggccgtctagCATGAAGAGAAACTCTGACACATTTGTATGTACGGAGCTGAGTAACAGAAACATGTAATACTGTAGCAGATAAACCGTTAGACAAcactaacaaataaaaaaaaaataaataaaatgaaagaaacatcttctttttctctaAAATTTGAAAACATAGCGTAATTTctactttttaaatttcaaaacgtcatatgtaaatataattgataacaattatatatataaatatatatatatactcgaGCATTCATAAATTAGAATTATTTATAGggctatttattttttctaaatgctaattattattattattattattattattatttcattgaaaaaaaaagagtttatcCTTTTTCAAAAGTAATTTAGT encodes:
- the LOC110600450 gene encoding uncharacterized protein At5g01610; translated protein: MEKALTKVGSFWISKKAKEELSTISHDLSNFSDAVEEKAKWVFNKLKGKPQKSLAEVLREYNLPPGLFPQKVKCYELDESKGKLIVYLPSPCEVCFKDSSIVRYANRVKATLSRGKLTGIEGMKTKVIVWVKVSSISVESYKSDKVWFTAGVKKSRPKDAYEMPREAIQVEEF
- the LOC110600449 gene encoding WEB family protein At5g55860 → MGEIDTKPIEPVQVALTLFEEKSKQRKHLPGSSSGDEMDKEKDFEGLQKDLANYKVQLDAKDAAYLQLLHKMEHYQKTAEEVSAQLKNSEVERDGYLGECRVARLQIDELEARVKEMGDQVLESGKIREQLLHVLGELKAVQGEVLSMESELASATEAKLKALTQAELMETAANMEKERAEELLKRVIDLNEAVFLSKQAALEAEKDECTALSEKEEAAEIEDQAQKQEDDMKTQMGIMQELENQLRAKAVFIDSLQLELNQANERLSSSDKAASDVINDLNQLKVDLKDKEKENFDQAIYIAELETEMNKLKLELKNANDEVTLLNCDVEMLTEELAKVKTEMEEIKERENDEQIEIALLKAELHKVRSKLAAAEAAEARDGNVKSGLYLAVHQLAIEAEVAKKENERLKQEADLAAESADLGLGYETSSQAVEVSQANESVAEAEKRSDENDHNITISLEEYESLINKAKKVNQSANKDSKSENKNELETLKKEFEVATAKVAELRTRTEQAITRAEAAERAKLAVEGQLRKWREQKQRRKAALAALRKESLSGEFASSSYDTTPINYQPLGKFLDMKF
- the LOC110600451 gene encoding eukaryotic translation initiation factor 5A-like — its product is MSDEEHHFESKADAGASKTFPQQAGAIRKNGYIVIKNRPCKVVDVSTSKTGKHGHAKCHFTGIDIFNAKKLEDIVPSSHNCDVPHVNRTDYQLIDISEDGFVSLLTDNGNTKDDLRLPTDENLLAQIKDGFADGKDLVVTVMSSMGEEQICALKDIGPK